The following are encoded in a window of Phaseolus vulgaris cultivar G19833 chromosome 3, P. vulgaris v2.0, whole genome shotgun sequence genomic DNA:
- the LOC137805709 gene encoding RING-H2 finger protein ATL39-like, producing MEHDESVLSGTVGSILIAMGSASFGITIFHLIILCRTHNRLPVTDQNPPPQPQQQPRAVNISLPPRPIPIHTYQKKKKTDDEVAAEGEDDEDCTCAVCLGDFEEGEELRTLPECMHSFHVACIDTWLSSSSSCPVCRAHATPSPAVEHPSPELASAASNAHHMIDIRQIARFQNG from the coding sequence ATGGAGCATGATGAATCTGTGCTGAGTGGCACAGTGGGAAGCATACTAATCGCCATGGGTTCAGCAAGTTTCGGCATCACAATATTCCATCTCATTATCCTTTGTCGGACTCATAACCGTCTTCCTGTCACCGACCAAAATCCACCACCACAACCACAACAACAACCACGCGCCGTTAACATTTCGCTGCCGCCACGCCCCATTCCGATCCACACAtaccaaaagaagaagaaaaccgATGATGAGGTGGCGGCGGAGGGCGAAGACGACGAAGATTGCACGTGCGCCGTGTGCTTGGGGGACTTCGAAGAGGGTGAAGAGTTGAGGACGTTGCCGGAATGCATGCACTCTTTCCACGTCGCCTGCATTGATACGTGGCTCTCTTCCAGCTCCAGTTGCCCCGTTTGCCGTGCTCATGCCACGCCCTCGCCGGCGGTGGAGCACCCTTCGCCGGAGCTTGCTTCCGCTGCGTCCAATGCGCATCACATGATAGATATCAGGCAAATTGCTCGCTTTCAAAATGGCTAA
- the LOC137808594 gene encoding uncharacterized protein isoform X2: MDDQDGRKQDDKETTVDRELEEAFNTWKSKSFALTVPLKVVALRGSIPPSWIKDFINCQGRRMKFNVKYYASLESIFSDLTIPFTKGKIGPASALAADIVGIGDSWLKSAITKAIIEPIRDVEDQEWFKSLNDKWKVYLRRNSEGEIDPKGDIWAAPYRWGCMVIAYKTNKFQEHKLAPVEDWADLWRPDLAGRISMVDSPREVVGAVLKYMGTSYNTIDINAEVNGGRDAVKHNLALLAKQVRLFDSSNYLKAFGVGDVWVAVGWSSDIIPAAKRLSDVAVVVPKSGASLWADLWAIPAASRIETNRIGGRVRGPSPLIHQWIEFCLQSARALPFKQEVIPGASPSHLQVHSANVPVELTNGRPKLKGNLVDGAPPPDILERCEFLEPLSNSSLSDYHWLITSIQEPGHGLIHKMYHNIISVAKFSGWFNSKLT; this comes from the exons ATGATCAGGATGGAAGAAAACAAGATGACAAAGAAACTACAGTAGATAGAGAATTAGAAGAAGCTTTTAATACCTGGAAATCTAAATCATTTGCGTTGACTGTTCCCCTGAAAGTTGTTGCTCTTCGTGGTTCTATACCTCCTTCATGGATCAAG gACTTTATAAATTGTCAAGGGAGGAGAATGAAGTTTAACGTGAAGTATTACGCAAGTCTTGAGAGCATCTTTTCTGACCTAACAATTCCCTTTACTAAAGGAAAAATTGGTCCAGCATCTGCTTTGGCAGCAGATATTGTTGGTATTGGCGATTCATGGCTCAAATCTGCTATTACTAAAGCTATAATTGAGCCAATAAGAGATGTAGAAGATCAGGAGTGGTTTAAAAGCTTAAATGACAAATGGAAG GTATACCTACGCAGGAACTCTGAGGGAGAAATAGATCCTAAAGGTGATATATGGGCTGCTCCATATCGATGGGGCTGTATGGTAATAGCATACAAGACAAATAAATTTCAAGAGCATAAGTTGGCTCCTGTAGAG GACTGGGCAGATCTTTGGCGGCCTGATCTTGCCGGGAGGATTTCAATGGTTGATTCTCCTAGAGAAGTTGTTGGTGCAGTTTTGAAGTATATGGGGACTTCCTATAATACAATTGACATCAATGCTGAAGTAAATGGTGGGAGAGACGCTGTTAAACATAATTTGGCTTTGCTCGCAAAACAG GTTCGACTGTTTGATAGTTCAAACTATCTAAAAGCTTTTGGAGTTGGAGACGTGTGGGTAGCTGTTGGATGGAGTAGTGATATTATTCCTGCCGCTAAACGCCTGTCTGATGTTGCTGTTGTTGTTCCAAAGTCTGGAGCGAGCTTATGGGCAGATCTTTGG GCAATTCCGGCTGCATCTAGGATTGAAACAAATCGGATTGGTGGACGTGTCAGGGGACCGTCCCCATTAATCCATCAGTGGATTGAGTTTTGTCTGCAATCTGCAAGAGCTCTCCCCTTTAAGCAAGAGGTGATCCCAGGTGCCTCTCCCTCACATCTTCAAGTTCATTCAGCCAATGTGCCCGTCGAGTTAACCAATGGTAGGCCAAAGCTAAAGGGTAACCTAGTTGATGGAGCACCTCCACCAGACATCTTAGAAAGGTGTGAGTTTCTAGAGCCATTATCTAATTCGTCATTGTCAGATTACCATTGGTTGATTACCTCTATCCAGGAACCTGGCCATGGATTGATACACAAAATGTATCATAATATCATATCAGTGGCTAAATTTTCTGGGTGGTTTAATTCAAAACTTACTTGA
- the LOC137808590 gene encoding hypothetical protein At1g04090-like: MDNCLTECCCAGNFFKKKQSLPIETTFKLPVPVAKSSWPPGGDFATGIVDLGGLQVSQISTFNKVWSTYGGGPDNQGFTMFEPSIPQGFSMLGCYSQPNNKPLFGWVLAAKDVCPNTRNPTLKQPIDFTLVWNSASMKISQDGPIYVWLPTAPDGYKAVGHVVTTTSDKPSLDKIRCVRSDLTDQCETNSLIWESGSFSIYDVRPSNRGIQAPGVRVGTFVVQNGSTNPLSIACLKNTKTIPKYMPNLQQIKAILQVYSPTMCLHPSEEYLPSSVDWFFSNGALLYKKGQESNPVPIATNGTNLPQDHNNDGAYWLDLPADAANKERVKKGNLQSAKSYVHVKPMLGGTFTDIAMWVFYPFNGPSRAKVKLISFQLGKIGEHVGDWEHVTLRVSNFSGELWQVYFSQHSKGTWVDSSQIEFQSGGNKPLFYSSLHGHASYPHAGLNLQGEDNIGIRNDTAKGNNVMDLGIFELVCGEYLGSSVIEPPWLNYFWEWGPKIDYNIDVELKKIKKFLPKNLKSALEKILRSLPSEVLGEEGPTGPMVKNNWNGDEI; encoded by the exons ATGGATAATTGTTTAACCGAATGTTGTTGTGCAGGGAATTTCTTCAAGAAAAAACAATCCCTTCCCATTGAGACAACATTCAAGCTTCCTGTTCCTGTTGCAAAATCTTCTTGGCCTCCAG GTGGTGATTTTGCCACTGGAATAGTTGACCTGGGTGGACTACAGGTGTCTCAGATATCAACATTCAACAAAGTTTGGAGCACATATGGTGGTGGACCTGACAATCAAGGTTTCACCATGTTTGAACCATCAATACCTCAAGGTTTCTCTATGTTGGGTTGCTACAGCCAACCCAACAACAAGCCACTTTTTGGATGGGTTCTTGCGGCAAAAGATGTGTGCCCAAATACAAGAAACCCCACtctaaaacaaccaattgatttcaCACTTGTATGGAACAGTGCATCTATGAAGATTAGTCAAGATGGTCCTATTTATGTTTGGCTTCCAACAGCACCTGATGGATATAAAGCTGTAGGGCATGTTGTCACCACCACATCAGATAAGCCTTCCCTTGACAAAATCAGGTGTGTCAGGTCAGACCTCACTGACCAATGTGAGACAAATTCATTGATTTGGGAATCAGGCAGCTTCAGTATTTATGATGTTAGACCAAGCAATAGGGGAATTCAAGCTCCTGGTGTTAGAGTAGGTACctttgttgttcaaaatgggAGTACCAACCCTCTATCTATTGCTTGTTTGAAGAACACCAAAACCATCCCAAAATACATGCCTAATCTACAACAAATCAAGGCAATACTCCAAGTTTACTCTCCAACTATGTGCTTGCATCCTAGTGAAGAATACTTGCCATCTTCTGTGGATTGGTTTTTCTCTAATGGAGCACTACTATATAAGAAAGGGCAAGAGTCAAATCCTGTCCCAATAGCAACAAACGGCACAAACCTGCCTCAGGATCATAACAATGATGGTGCCTATTGGTTGGACCTGCCTGCTGATGCAGCCAACAAAGAGAGGGTCAAGAAAGGAAACTTGCAAAGTGCCAAAAGTTATGTACATGTGAAACCAATGCTTGGAGGAACCTTCACTGATATTGCAATGTGGGTCTTCTACCCTTTCAATGGCCCTTCAAGAGCAAAAGTTAAGTTAATTTCTTTTCAATTGGGGAAAATAGGTGAACATGTTGGGGACTGGGAGCATGTGACCCTAAGGGTAAGCAACTTTAGTGGTGAACTATGGCAGGTCTATTTCTCACAACACAGCAAAGGTACATGGGTTGATTCCTCACAGATTGAGTTCCAAAGTGGTGGCAACAAACCACTATTCTATTCTTCCTTGCATGGCCATGCATCATACCCACATGCTGGCCTAAATCTGCAAGGGGAAGATAACATAGGCATAAGGAATGATACTGCTAAAGGTAACAATGTTATGGATTTGGGGATATTTGAATTGGTTTGTGGTGAGTATTTGGGGTCTTCAGTTATAGAGCCTCCTTGGCTGAACTATTTCTGGGAATGGGGTCCTAAAATTGATTATAATATAGATGTTGAGCTGAAGAAGATTAAGAAATTCTTGCCTAAGAATCTAAAATCTGCATTGGAAAAGATTTTGAGGAGTTTGCCAAGTGAGGTGCTGGGAGAGGAAGGACCCACAGGTCCAATGGTGAAAAATAATTGGAATGGAGATGAAATTTGA